Part of the Candidatus Methanoperedens sp. genome is shown below.
AGATTGAAGGACAAAAGGAGCAGAAAGAGTCTCTGGCAGGAATTGCAATATTGGAGATATTGACTGAGGATGGCAGTTTAAAATTCAGATATTAACTCTTCTCATTGCCACTTACGAGTTTTTATTTATCAGAGAGCGGTATCTCTATCTCCATCAATTCTTCTGCAATCTTGACGTTTTCAAAAACCTCTTTTGCATCCTGCAGCAAAGGCTCTGTGCTTTCCGAATACCTTGAACTGATATGAGTTAATACCAGCTGTTTTACCTTCGCCTTTTTTGCAAGAAGAGAAGCTTCCCTAGAGGTTGAGTGTTTTGTTTCAATAGCCCAATCTTTAAGCTCCTCAGCAAGCGTGCCGTCATGGATGAGTAAATCGGCTTTATGGCTTGCTTTTTCTATGGATTCACACGGTCTGGTATCGCCGCTGTAAACGAGCTTCCGACCGGGGCGAGGCTTCCCGACAATCTGGGAAGGCAATATCTTCCTGCCGCCTATTATAACCGGCTCACCTTTCTGGAGTTTTGAGAAAAGAGGTCCTTCAGGCACTCCAAGTTCGATTGCTTTCCTCCTGTTAAACCTGCCTGCACGTCTTTTCTCCTCAAGAACATAACCAAGACTTGGGATACCATGATCAGTAGCGACAGACTTTATGGAATAATCCCCTTTATCAATGATGTCGCCGTCTTCCATCTCATGTGCATTTATGGCAAATCCGAGATTGTAATAGCCCAGGTCGATTAAGAGTTTTACCATCTGCTTTGTCCATTTTGGACCGTACATATCCAGCGGTTCGGTTCTTCCATTAAAAGACATCGTCTGTACGAGTCCTGGGATTCCGAGGAAATGGTCTGCATGGAAATGAGTGATAAATATAGAATTGACCTTCATGCCGGTTTTTGCCCGCATCATCTGCTGCTGCGTACCCTCGCCGCAGTCAAACAGCATCGTTTCTCCTTCCCTGTTGATTAATATTGCAGAAGGGTTGCGGTTTGGCGTTGGAAGGGTACCGCCTGTGCCGAGAAAAGTTACACGCAGCATGAGGTGCTTATTTGCGTTTGTGCTTTAAATAACTCACTTATTGAAGAAGATGGAAAAATATCCCGCCTCCCAGACTCGAACCGGGGACTTCGCGGTGCCTGCGCGTTAATGTGTGCATAAACCGAAACTTCGGTTTACC
Proteins encoded:
- a CDS encoding ribonuclease Z produces the protein MLRVTFLGTGGTLPTPNRNPSAILINREGETMLFDCGEGTQQQMMRAKTGMKVNSIFITHFHADHFLGIPGLVQTMSFNGRTEPLDMYGPKWTKQMVKLLIDLGYYNLGFAINAHEMEDGDIIDKGDYSIKSVATDHGIPSLGYVLEEKRRAGRFNRRKAIELGVPEGPLFSKLQKGEPVIIGGRKILPSQIVGKPRPGRKLVYSGDTRPCESIEKASHKADLLIHDGTLAEELKDWAIETKHSTSREASLLAKKAKVKQLVLTHISSRYSESTEPLLQDAKEVFENVKIAEELMEIEIPLSDK